One stretch of Bernardetia sp. DNA includes these proteins:
- a CDS encoding DUF4348 domain-containing protein: MKHILALFLFFILCSCQNETSENKKVTDSTLTNSIQKEESGKIDFDTFFQKYRTDSVFQLKHTKFPLKSFYIDETEDTSINFISEKKWQFNDFKDDKTSEYDQYEFVKNPISSDVVHYEMEGIDNGISVIYKFEFDGQEWSLIEIEDASY, translated from the coding sequence ATGAAACATATCCTTGCTTTATTTTTATTTTTTATCCTTTGCTCTTGCCAAAATGAAACCTCCGAAAACAAAAAAGTCACAGATTCCACTTTAACAAATTCTATCCAGAAAGAAGAAAGTGGAAAAATAGACTTTGATACTTTCTTCCAAAAATACCGTACAGATTCAGTTTTTCAACTCAAGCACACAAAGTTTCCACTCAAATCGTTCTACATAGACGAAACAGAAGACACTAGCATTAATTTCATTTCAGAAAAAAAGTGGCAGTTCAATGATTTCAAAGACGATAAAACATCAGAATACGACCAATATGAGTTTGTAAAAAATCCTATCAGTTCAGATGTAGTTCATTATGAAATGGAAGGCATAGACAATGGTATTTCGGTAATATACAAATTTGAGTTTGATGGTCAAGAATGGTCTTTGATAGAAATTGAAGATGCTTCCTACTAA
- a CDS encoding C40 family peptidase codes for MNGIEFIQENGKTVKAVIDLRVHKELFDEIFARYQAEKTANPNSTIHTHSEGTLAENVSGSREAIAQKAIEEARTYLGTKHVMGGVSRSGLDCSGLTHLAFKEAGIELSRDSRSQAVSGVDISIDNVEAGDLVFFATGSDPNRISHVGIITKTGNSRDDLEFIHTSTSRGVVEEPLFRYDYWKKAYRHARRVISPLA; via the coding sequence ATGAACGGCATTGAATTTATACAAGAAAATGGAAAAACGGTAAAGGCAGTCATTGACTTAAGAGTTCATAAAGAACTTTTCGATGAAATTTTTGCTCGCTATCAAGCCGAAAAAACAGCCAATCCAAACTCTACTATTCATACACATTCAGAGGGTACTCTTGCTGAGAACGTATCTGGTTCTCGTGAGGCAATCGCACAAAAAGCCATTGAAGAAGCAAGAACCTATTTGGGAACAAAGCATGTAATGGGAGGTGTTTCAAGAAGTGGTTTAGACTGTTCTGGACTGACACATCTTGCCTTCAAAGAAGCAGGCATAGAACTTTCAAGAGATTCTCGTTCGCAGGCAGTAAGTGGAGTAGATATTTCTATTGACAATGTAGAAGCTGGAGATTTGGTGTTTTTTGCCACAGGAAGCGACCCCAATCGCATTAGCCACGTCGGAATCATTACCAAAACTGGAAATAGCAGAGACGATTTAGAATTTATACACACTTCTACCTCACGAGGCGTAGTGGAAGAACCTTTATTCAGATACGATTATTGGAAAAAAGCCTATCGCCATGCTAGACGTGTGATTAGTCCGTTGGCTTGA